A genome region from Dolichospermum compactum NIES-806 includes the following:
- a CDS encoding helix-turn-helix domain-containing protein: protein MTSGLKIPSNYYIKLITTFPPRPITNEDELIATQNQINSILDQQNITQDDRDYLKVLATLVYDYEQQHEIIPTLTGIPLLQALLEESNLQPKDLVSILESESIVLDILHGKRQLTEKQIQDLAIFFQIDPTYLVS from the coding sequence ATGACGAGTGGTTTAAAAATTCCTAGTAACTACTATATAAAACTAATTACCACATTTCCTCCACGACCAATTACCAATGAAGATGAATTAATTGCTACTCAAAATCAAATTAATTCTATTTTAGATCAACAAAATATTACACAAGATGATCGAGACTATCTTAAGGTTCTTGCTACTCTTGTTTATGATTATGAACAACAACATGAAATAATACCTACCTTAACAGGCATTCCACTCCTTCAAGCTTTGTTAGAAGAATCTAATCTGCAACCAAAAGATTTAGTTTCTATCTTAGAAAGTGAGTCAATAGTTTTAGATATTCTTCATGGTAAACGCCAATTAACAGAAAAACAAATTCAAGATTTAGCTATTTTTTTCCAAATTGATCCTACTTATTTAGTTTCATAA
- a CDS encoding type II toxin-antitoxin system HigB family toxin — translation MRVISKKILRDFWEKHSLAESGLLLWYQRISDSQLEKFNDVRQIFPSADLVGNFTVFNIKGNHYRLITYIDYEYQLLFIRAVLTHAEYDKENWKNDEWFKNS, via the coding sequence ATGCGTGTTATTAGCAAAAAAATACTTAGGGACTTTTGGGAAAAGCACTCCCTAGCAGAATCAGGACTTTTACTATGGTATCAACGTATATCTGATTCTCAATTGGAAAAGTTTAATGATGTCAGACAAATTTTTCCATCAGCAGATTTAGTTGGTAACTTCACTGTTTTTAATATTAAAGGTAATCATTATCGCTTGATAACCTATATAGATTATGAGTATCAACTCTTATTTATACGTGCTGTACTCACTCATGCTGAATACGATAAGGAGAATTGGAAAAATGACGAGTGGTTTAAAAATTCCTAG
- a CDS encoding B12-binding domain-containing radical SAM protein, with translation MKALLIWPIMPNSFWSYQETIDLAGLRSTNPPLGLITVAAMLPSDWEFRLSDRNVRLETDADWEWCDLVIISAMIIQQQDFGELIRKGKKLGKKVAVGGPFATSVPEFVIEADADYLILDEGEITIPMFVEALEKGEEKGIFRATEKPDVTTTPLPRFDLLDLNAYIAMTVQFSRGCPFQCEFCDIITLFGRKPRTKTPEQILAELDALYQMGWWRYVFIVDDNFIGNKRNAKVFLRALIPWMEERNYPFALLTEASLNLAEDDELLELMVKAGFVQVFMGIETPDVDSLVGINKPQNTRNSLVESCNKITKAGLQIMSGFILGFDGEKPGAGKRIQEFVEATCIPQAHLNLLQALPNTAMWTRLQKEGRLRDGLGEFVGSQKALMNFVPTRPMSEIAEEFIDAFWNLYEPMPYLKRTFRHFMMMEGWRAKYERNLTKPEFQFLMSICWRQGFLRSTRFVFWQQLITMARQKPHLLYDYLIALGTGEHFFKFRHEVKAEIESELAEFQQHQQAQEVISLQLEPVSS, from the coding sequence ATGAAAGCTTTATTAATCTGGCCGATAATGCCTAATTCTTTTTGGTCTTATCAGGAAACCATTGATTTAGCTGGGTTACGATCTACGAATCCCCCATTAGGGTTAATCACGGTGGCAGCAATGTTACCGAGTGATTGGGAATTCAGATTGAGCGATCGCAATGTCCGTCTAGAAACAGATGCAGATTGGGAATGGTGCGATCTAGTCATCATTTCTGCAATGATCATTCAACAACAGGATTTTGGTGAATTAATTAGAAAAGGTAAAAAGTTAGGTAAAAAAGTGGCTGTGGGGGGACCATTTGCCACATCTGTACCCGAATTTGTGATCGAAGCCGACGCAGATTATTTAATTTTAGATGAAGGGGAAATCACTATTCCCATGTTTGTAGAGGCTTTAGAAAAGGGAGAAGAGAAAGGGATTTTCCGCGCTACAGAAAAACCCGATGTCACCACAACTCCCTTACCTCGATTTGATTTATTAGACTTAAATGCTTATATAGCGATGACGGTGCAATTTTCCCGGGGTTGTCCATTCCAATGTGAATTTTGCGATATTATTACCCTTTTTGGTCGCAAACCCCGTACGAAAACACCAGAACAAATTCTCGCAGAATTAGATGCTTTATATCAAATGGGTTGGTGGCGTTATGTATTCATAGTTGATGATAACTTTATTGGCAATAAACGCAATGCTAAAGTATTTTTAAGGGCATTAATTCCCTGGATGGAAGAACGTAATTATCCTTTTGCTTTATTAACAGAAGCTTCTTTAAATTTAGCAGAAGATGATGAATTACTAGAATTGATGGTAAAAGCTGGTTTTGTTCAGGTATTCATGGGAATTGAAACCCCTGATGTAGATAGTTTAGTCGGAATTAATAAACCACAAAATACCCGCAATTCCTTAGTTGAATCTTGCAATAAGATTACCAAAGCTGGATTACAAATTATGTCTGGTTTTATCTTAGGATTTGATGGTGAAAAACCAGGTGCAGGTAAACGGATTCAAGAATTTGTGGAAGCAACTTGTATTCCCCAAGCTCATCTTAACTTATTGCAAGCATTACCCAATACAGCCATGTGGACTCGCTTGCAAAAAGAAGGACGGTTAAGGGATGGTTTAGGTGAATTTGTGGGTTCTCAAAAAGCCTTAATGAATTTTGTTCCCACTCGGCCAATGTCGGAAATTGCCGAGGAATTTATTGATGCTTTTTGGAATTTATATGAACCCATGCCATATCTAAAACGGACTTTTCGCCATTTTATGATGATGGAAGGTTGGCGGGCTAAATATGAAAGAAATTTAACAAAACCAGAGTTTCAATTTTTAATGTCTATTTGTTGGCGACAGGGATTTTTACGTTCTACACGGTTTGTTTTTTGGCAGCAATTAATAACAATGGCACGGCAAAAACCTCACCTATTATATGATTATTTAATTGCCTTGGGTACAGGTGAACATTTTTTCAAGTTCCGTCATGAAGTCAAGGCAGAAATAGAATCGGAATTAGCAGAATTTCAGCAACATCAACAAGCACAAGAAGTCATAAGTTTACAATTAGAACCTGTGAGTAGTTAG